CGCCGGTCACTTTCTCGCGAGATGCGGCATCTCCGGCCGCATAAAGTCCGGGCACGGTCGTCCGGCAGTCCGTGCCGCTCAAGCGCAACCCCCCAGTTCCGCGCATGGTTCCCTCATAGCGCAGTGTGAGCGGGAATTTCTGCTTAAACGCATCAATCCCCGCCCGCTCCAGCGGCATAAAGAAAATCGGATGCGCTTTTCGCAGAAAATCCTGTTTCTCCGCTGTATCTGCCATATCGAGCGAAGCATAAACCGGAGCTTTGAGCATCATTTCAGGAATGCTGCCAAAAGTCCGATCCCCTTTATGCAGCGGATGACCGTCCGCGTCATAAAGCGTTGCCCACGCCAGCATACGGCCGCGGGTTACGGTTCCATCCGCGAAGCTCGGCGCGTATTGGCGGCTGAATTCCATACCCGACAGCTCGGCTCCCACTTCAGCAGACATCAGCAGCCCTTCGCCTGTCAGTACGTTGCAGCCAAGACCTTTGCTGAGAAAAGCGCAGCCACCGGTTGCCATCACTACGGCATTAGCCTTCACTTCCCAAGACTCCCCTGTCAGACGGTTGATTCCACGTGCACCGCCAACCCCATGTTCATCATAAAGAAGCTCTAGCGCTGGCGACTGATCGAGGATCGTGACCCCCGCTTTGCGGACAACCCTTCGCATAATCCGCATGTATTCTGGTCCATGCAGATGTGTACGAAGTGAGTTGCCTGCCTCATCCTTTGGAAAAGGATAACCCCACTGCTCGACTAGAGCCAGATTCTGCTCTACCTGATCCAGCACTCGGTGAATCCAAGCATTCTCCGACAAATATCCACCGGATTTCAGCCTGGATTGAACCGCCTGCTCTCGCAGTTCGGCAATCGGTGGGATAACGAGCAGCGTTGTACCGCCTGGAGCAGTAGCCCCGCTTGTGCCCAAGTAGCCCTTATCGGCCAGGACTACCTTTGCACCTTGCGACGCTGCACTCCATGCCGCCCAAGCACCTGCGGGGCCTCCTCCAAGCACGAGGACATCCACTGTCATTTCCTTCTTAAGCTGCGACATTTGACTTCCTCCCAAAAAAATTAGCTAGCACATGCTATTTTAGACCGCTTCAAATTCAGGTTGTTCTTCCCAGCCATCGTTATTTCAGCTGCCAATCACTAATATTAAAAT
This Paenibacillus sp. FSL R5-0345 DNA region includes the following protein-coding sequences:
- a CDS encoding FAD-binding protein, translating into MSQLKKEMTVDVLVLGGGPAGAWAAWSAASQGAKVVLADKGYLGTSGATAPGGTTLLVIPPIAELREQAVQSRLKSGGYLSENAWIHRVLDQVEQNLALVEQWGYPFPKDEAGNSLRTHLHGPEYMRIMRRVVRKAGVTILDQSPALELLYDEHGVGGARGINRLTGESWEVKANAVVMATGGCAFLSKGLGCNVLTGEGLLMSAEVGAELSGMEFSRQYAPSFADGTVTRGRMLAWATLYDADGHPLHKGDRTFGSIPEMMLKAPVYASLDMADTAEKQDFLRKAHPIFFMPLERAGIDAFKQKFPLTLRYEGTMRGTGGLRLSGTDCRTTVPGLYAAGDAASREKVTGAISGGGAYNASWAICSGSWAGQGAAQHTRSCRGQANSRNLTAAGRYGLAAGADTSETLEVKPLVAAIQREILPLQINYFRSEPGISSALKRLNALMPFLNGRVPATVQGIVQAREAAAMLAAGRWMYTAALARKETRGLQKLAEYPELDPRQTHRLIVSGIEQISIGTEAVPHAHELNLLKEGQAI